Genomic segment of Pseudothermotoga hypogea DSM 11164 = NBRC 106472:
ACCGTACGCGATCTTGGAAATGGCGATGAACAAACCGGGGGATATATCCACGCTGTGCCGGATCGCTCGACCCCACGTTTCCGTCCTCTTGAACGTTGGCACCGCACACAGGGGTGTGGCGGGTGGAGACGAACAAATACTCAGAGGTAAGTTGGAGATCGTTGAGAACATGAGAGAAGATGGCATCGCCATAGTTCACAGCGATCCAAGGATCTTGGAGAAGATCAAAGAAAAGAAATTCCTGGCTTTTGGTTTTTACAGCGGCGACTATAAACTCGTATCTTACAAATATGAAGAGTTCTCAACGATAGCTCATTATGAAACGCCTGAAGGAAAGAAAAAAGTACGTTTCTCGGCGATCTTAAACTTGGGACAGCTGGTGAACGTTGCCGCAGTTTTAGCGGTGTTCGATGTGCTTGGTCTGGATGTTGATCTTTCGAAGTTCGAAACTTTTATTCCGGTGGATGGAAGATTCAAAGTTATAAAAGTTGATGACGTTTACGCGGTGGATGACACTTACAACGCGAGCTTGGAATCTTTCAGGATCGCTGTTGAAACGCTCAAGAAACTTGGTAAGAGAGCCTACGCCGTTGTCGGTTCGATAAAGGAACAGGGTATCTACTCCGAGCAAACTCACAGACAGCTCGGAAGGATCCTCGAGCAACTGGACGGGGTCTTGGTCTACAACATCGACCACGAGATAGATGCCATGGAATGTTCCAAGATCATC
This window contains:
- a CDS encoding UDP-N-acetylmuramoyl-tripeptide--D-alanyl-D-alanine ligase, translating into MFENAKFVIDSREAFDGCVFVALKGEKTDGHLYVRQALEKGASLAVVERDVDVPKEKLYLVKDTRYFLQQMAAQKLAMYDPQIVGITGSNGKTTTKEMIHHCLGKELAFRNPGNLNTEIGLPLSILNDYHGQPYAILEMAMNKPGDISTLCRIARPHVSVLLNVGTAHRGVAGGDEQILRGKLEIVENMREDGIAIVHSDPRILEKIKEKKFLAFGFYSGDYKLVSYKYEEFSTIAHYETPEGKKKVRFSAILNLGQLVNVAAVLAVFDVLGLDVDLSKFETFIPVDGRFKVIKVDDVYAVDDTYNASLESFRIAVETLKKLGKRAYAVVGSIKEQGIYSEQTHRQLGRILEQLDGVLVYNIDHEIDAMECSKIILKSDEPKAIVEQLRNLLEPKDAVLFKASRAVGMEKVLELFLGGKKA